TCTTCGGGAAAAAGTTTGTTAAACTAAAACTGTCAGTTTATGCAACAATAAAACGAGGACACCACAAATTCTGAGACATGTTGACAACAAAATGAAATGCATGTAGGCACAAACTTGAGACAcaaagtcagacagacaaaaCCAAGGGCAGTGGTATTCTTCTAGAAACTAAGGTCTCTTTATATTCTGTCTTGCTCATGAAGAACAGCTTTGAGAACAGTCTCTTTTTCATAAGCAATTCAGTAGGTACTATAACTCTTATGAAGGGGAAACACAAAGGTTTATGTTCAGTATAAGAAAGTCTGTGTACAGCTGTAGTATATAAATTTTCCAACCATTTAGAATCAACCACAAAATACCAGCCTTGAAGTTTTGAGGCAAATGACAGCAGGATCACATCCAATTTggactaataaaaaaaaattttttttaagaggtaGAGTCTCTAGAAAAACCAGTCACTAGGGATGGGCAGGCCAGTGCATGGACTGGTTCCACCCTGGAAGCCCATAAATCATTGACAGTCCACCGTCCCAGAAACCAGAGGTTCCTTAGCTTCAAGTATCTCAGGGAGTCCCTCCACCTGAGCTCACATGTTTACTGATTCCTGGAGCTACctcaaggggaaaaaatttaCTTCTCTAACTTAGTAAGCTTTGATAAGTTTATTCACACAAGTCCATGTAAAGTTATACGCTGCTTCCTTGTTTTCATGGGGAGACAAGGGTGAAGCAGGGTAGAAAGAGGAGACAAATTTGACTGAGACTTCAGTTCTGCTGAAGGGCAGGACAGGTAGAAGCATGTAGCTCTATTTCACGAGTTCTAAGACTGGCTTTTTTGAAAAGGTTTGGCATACTGCAGCTTTGTCATGAGGAGATCCATGTTTCCTAAATAATTAACCCACATTAAGGGGATTAGAAGTCTGGACACCCTAGGTAGGAGGTAGGAAGAACCCTTTTCTACAGGGGGtccaaagtcttttttttctaattattctcaTGTGGTCTTCTAAAGGCATCTCACCCACAACTGAGGTTAGTGATCTCTCCCAACGTGACAACATGGTACCTTAAGTCCAGCTGAGACTGGACACTGAACAATCTCATTCCTTACACGTTAGATGGCCCCTTGGCAAGAAATACTGCTATCTTTACGTGAGACTGCTGCAAAGAGTCACTGCTTCCTCTCAGCTCTGATTTCTTCTCAGCAAGGCAAAGTGGCTCCTTCTGCTAGTTTAAAAACCTGTTCTCAGGGGTCCAGTAAATGGGCAAATGAAAGGAACCACCACCACCTAATAAAATTCTTATAGGAACATTagcttttaatttgtttaaaaccTGTTAtcaaacattccatttttaacatTAGTCTTCCAATGTTATTACAAATTCCCCAACAGCCCATTTGAATTCATGTGTATTAATAACCCTGTCATGCAGGCAAAGCAGTTCCAAGAAAGCCACACTAAAAGCACATGTAACACACAGCATAAAAGTGATCTATTCTGCAGTGAATTTTATTGAATTCAAAGGGGGCattcctttatgaaaaataaaaaactcagggTGCACAAGCATGCATTGTGAGACAAACCAGTGCTGAGGCCTGCTCGGACCAAACCAGAGCAGACACCAGTTCATACAACAGCCCACGTGAAGGTGTTCTTATTCAATACAAACAGACAGCAACAGTGGCAACAGAATGAGGCCATAAATGCACTGGGACATTTTGTGAGTTCTGGATAGGCTCTGAACAGtctatcattcttttctttccagccAAGTAAACAACAGAACTCATCCGTTAAAGTAGAAACTTTAAAGCTCTTAATCCAGTTGGCAATGACTACAATAGAGGACCTTTTTTTCTCGATAGCTGCTTCCCCACTTCAGAGTTGTCTAGCAGGTTTCAACGTAAGAGGAGGTGTCATCTGGCTGGCTGCCCTGTGCGTTGCCGACAGGGACAGGTTTAACGTGTTTTGCGCTCAGGCTGCCGGGCTTCCTGGCTGTACCTTGGGCCTGAGCCGGCTGAGACTCAGCCACCTGAGGATAAAAGGGACCTACCAGCCAGTTGAGGGGTGTGTTGTTAACAAGATAATCCATCACATCATCTAAAGACTCCTTCATTTTCTGCAGCTGCCCCTTGCTGGAAGCGAGGAGGCCGTCAGACACTTCCTTAAAGGAGGCAACGTTGCGAAACACTGAGTAGATGTCACCAGCCATGACCCCCAAGTGGTTGGCCTGATCTTGGATGTTCTGTGGTAACCCTTGGATGTTGGACAGGAGGGTGTGGCATGTGGTCTGGAGCTGCTGAGTCAGGTTTCGGGCAATAGCAAGAGTACGTGACTCTATGTGCTGCAAATAAGACAAGTTTAAGAATTAGCAGTGGATCCAACAGTCCTACGTACGAATTAGTTCACTTCCAGTCAGCTGGTTGTACATCCACCGCACATGTGgattctttaactttttaaaatcctcataataaccctgaGTGAAGCAGtattatttcacatttcataAACATGAACATAAGCTTAGAGTTGAAATAACATGCCCCAGTTAACAGCTGGAGTGTGGATTTGAACTAGTGCCTGAGTCTTCAAAGTTCATGGTCTTAAGCTGAAGAAACCTAACAGGGGAGACTGGACAGAAGGAAAATACACTCCATATTAGTAGGGCAACTTAGATATTCTCTCCTCAACTGAGATATGATATGAACAAACAGTTAATATTGATTTCAAGGGCAAATGCATACTAGCTTTTGGAATGCAAAAGACCACATTCTAGGGCTACAATATGCTATTTCTTCTGTCTGGAACATTCGTCCCCTTATTGCCTTTTCACCTAGTTTATTCACCCCTTAGGTCTCAGCTTACCACTCATCTCTTCCAGCAAACCATCTGACTCACCCATCCTCACTCCAAGGTTGAGTTAGTACCCTTCCTATGTAGCGTTCTCATAGCAACTATATTTATGCTATCAAAAAACCACTATGACAGTAAAGATGCCTATATTCACTTAGTCTATAGCCTACATGTAAGGGCAATGCTCGTGTTTCTCAATTAGTTGTATCCTGATAGGGACAATATGCCTATCTGTAAACTGTTAGATAAAGTTGCACATTTTTGCTTTTCGGTCACATAACAGGCAACCTATGTATACTGTATTGTTCAAACTTTTGATAAGAGTATTCTAAGAGGAATAATAAGAAACTTATTAGTAAGTTTCTAATAAGAAGTTTTAATAGTAAGAACTTCTTCAGAAGCTGTAGTGGATGACTCTGTCCCAGTTGTCTCACCTCAGCACAGTGGGATTCATCTGTATCATCATAGCCGATGCTTCTCTTCCACTCCAGCCAGGACAGGTAGAGCTTATCCTGAGCACCCTGAATTTTCTGGTTGGCATTATGCACATTCTTCCTGGCAAATTCAATCTAGAACACGTTGAAAGAAGACAAAGGAACAAACTAGTCAGACATTCTTGTTAGCCTGTTCTCAGATCCATGATGTAAATCAGCCAACATCAACTCTTACAGAAATTCTTGGTTTTTAAGGAGACAGATCCCTGATAGCATTGTTATTTGTTATCAATATGTGTAAGTCAACCAAGCAGTCATAGTACTTATTGCCTCTTGTTTAATTATTAAACCACTGTCTCCAATTTACGTCCAGTTTAACACAGGCATGGCAACTGAAATTTAATACgtgtaatatataaaattacaaaagagaaaggaactcgAACTTCCTCTTCCCTGTTGCCAGCCACCTACTTCCCCTTCCAAGAATAAACCGGTTTCTAAGGGCCATACAATACATACCGTTCTGTAACTTGGCAATCCTTAATGGCTACACAGTAGTCTTTTGTGATGTATCAATGTAATCAGTCCCCTATTAGTTGATGTGCATTGTTTATACTCTTTTGCAATTCTGAACAAACATACTTATCTGTAAGATAGGTTTCTAGAAGGAAAGCTGCTCCAGGCATAGGTGTGTCTGTAACTTTCCTACAAGAGCCCCTTGAATCCTCTGGAAGTACAAAAACACAAGTACTCCTCTTTCTCTACACCATCGCCCACAGCATCTAACTTTGCCAGTGCCATTGGACAGAACCGGAATCAGTAATTTGACCCCTCAGAGTAAGATTAACGCCACTTCATATATTGATATTTCAGCTATTTATACTGTTTTTTCTGCGAGTTTTCTGTAtactctttgcccatttttctattggattgttCATATGGTAAGATTAAAATTCTTGCATTTCATGATATGTCTACTCCCAATCCTCGAGATAAATGAACTCACTTCAGATACCTTTAAAGGTAGTTGTACTCACCAGGTTGACAGTGGAATGGAGCTGAGAAATGGTCTCCTGGCTTTTCTGCTTAGCTTCTTTAACCCTGCTGAGGGCCTGCTGGTAGGCCCATGAGCGGAGCTTGGTGGACAGGGATCCCAGTCTGATATAATAACTTGGCTTCTGAACAGGATCAAATCCTTCCacttttttggcttctttttctgaagttacatagaagtgaccaaaaaaaaaaagaagtccaggaTCACAGCTCTAAGTGACAAGGCCTGAACTCTAACCTGGATCTTGACTTTGTTGATTCCACTCACCCATCTAGCAATCACGCACCCCTCTTCCCAAGATGCCTCATGTCTGCTGCTGGGCTTAGCAGCCCAGAACACATCCCTATATGTGACACATGTCACCTACACAGGTCTCTTCCCACTAGAGCTTcttacctggcacacagtgagcacTAAATCTTTAATGATTCTATACAGCAGCCCATTAAGGACAATCCATTTATAGAAAGTATTTCTCTAGGCTAATTTCTCCCGAAGTTTCAAGACTTACTACGTACAACTCAGTGTGAAACTTAAGAGTGCCTTAAGAAGgaaaactatagggacagaaagattagtggttgctcagacagtgggggtggtggggggatggaGACTGACTGCCAACAGGCATGAAGGATCTTTTATCTTTGGGGGTGAGAGAAATTGTATAACTGGATTATGATGGTTATGTAACTGTaaatttagaatgaaaaaaggtgaatttttttggtatataaaagtatatctcaataaagctgtttagaAAGACTGCTTTAAGATATAAAacattgggagttccctggtggcctagtggttacgATTCTAGGCttccactgccatggcccgggctcaatccctggtcggggaactgagatcccacaagctgcatggcacagacaaaaaaaaaaaaaaatgtaaaacattatttcaagaaagaaatCCAATTACCTAGTTCATCCTTGGTGAGAGGGAGGTACTGGTCTACCAGCAGCTCTGATTTGGTGAGCGCATTTTCTACTCCACTGCTCACCAGCTGCATCATCCGACTTCCTAGGACTATGTTAATGCCTCCACTGACCACAGATTTGGTCTTCTCCACACTGCCAGTCACTGTTCCTTTGGTCTTGTCCACCACCCCAGTGATTGTGTTGGTCACAGAATCCTTGGCCCCAGTCATAGTAGTCGTCACAGCATCTTTTGCCCCAGTCATAGCACCTTTGGCATTGGCCACAACCTACAGGGAAAAAGGTAGATCATTTGGCTGGTGAGAAGCATAAAAACCTAGTTAAGTTCTTAACTAAGGTAGCATAGTTGAAGAGTTAAAAAATGAATCTGGCCCTTTTACTTTCTAGTCGTAGGTCTTAGACAAGTCACTGAGAGTTGatgaacctcaatttccttatcagGTATAAGTACCCTACTTGCCACCACTCAAGGGTTGTTGGAGGACCAAATGAGGGAAACAGATAAAAAATCTGTCAATTTGccaagttttttttcttaatttatttatttatttttaaaatttattttatttttggctgcgttgggtcttcgttgctgcacgcgggctttctctagttgcggcaaacgggggctactcttcgttgcagtgcacggggttctcactgcggtggcttctcttgttgcagagcacgggctctagccacatgggcttcagtagttgtggcgcacgagctcagtagttgtggcgcacgggcttagttggtcgacagcatgtggaatcttccaggacgaggccttgaacccatgtcccctgcattggcaggtggattcttaaccactgtgccaccaggaaagcccaaggtttttttggtttttgttttacacTAGATGAACCTATAGTAATTAAGGCACAAGGAGTACTCTAGAgaaaatggcattttccacacTGACATGCTTATACTGAGCCCCTCATGCATGCCTATAAGTATAGATATAGGTATCATGCACACCTGGCCCTATGCACACAGCCCCAAGCCAAAACACAGGTAGAGGTGTCAGTTCCCCATCCTACTAGATGTGCTCTCAGGTACCAAGTGAGAAAAGGCTCTATTTACCACCTCTGCATTTATCCAGTACCACATGGGAATCAGTGATTTGAGAAAGCAATTTCACCTACAGAGATGAAGCCATAAATTTAATAGAGATCAGACTAAAGGTATTCTAGCCCAAAGGTGGATAGTTCATCTCTGCTTCTTAAGACAACCTGACAACAGTTCAGGAGGTAACGGAGTGATCATTACTCTTTCAAAAATATATCCAAGGTTGAGGGGACAAACAAGTATTACCTGTTTATGGTCTGCACAGCCTGTGTTAAAcagataaaacttaaaaatgtcaGGTGGCAAGCCTCAGCACTCTTGTCCCAAGCTCACCTGGTTTGTCGGCTGATTCAGAATAGGCAGTTTCTCCTCAATCCTGTCTAGCCCCTTACAGGCATAGGTATTGGCAACGGCAACTAGAAGAAtcacaaatgatgaaaatgttaaCAGTCTGGGTAAGAGTGAATATATATCTTGAGCCTTCATTCTTACtgtaaaaaaacagcaaaaatgttcattttaatttaCCATGCAATACTTTGCCTGGTTTCTCTAGTTCAGAAAGAAGATTCTTGCCAGGTTTCTGGCAACTTTCTTCTACTGACAGGGAAATAAGGATATGGGtgtgggaagggtggggggagcagcAAGCAGAGGCAGTGACAGGCCAAGTAGGATGCTGGCCAAGAAGCCTCCTATTCATCAACTGTCCCCTAAGGTTAATGCCAGGAGAAGCCAGGCTTCACCTGAACCCTCATTCAGGGAACGAGGTATATGAAAACTCTCAAAATTAGCATCTCCATGCTAGTTTAATCCTCACCTACACTTAATTCAGTAGGTGGCAGTGTACTTTGGGTTATCACCAGGAAACAGTATGCTAACAGCACCCTGGATCTCCCTAAAAAGACCCGGATTTTAGTCCaagctccccccaccctccagcaATGATCAAGCCTAGAACTACTACTATACTCATTTGGGAAGTAGCAGAGTTGGAAAACTGATCTCTAAAAGGTTTCTAATAATCCTAAAAGTCTACGACATAACCACTTGGGGGAATGATTTAAACCCTTATTCAAAAGTAGTTcataatgtggagaaattgaagattccactcctaggtatatacccgaGAGAATTCAGAacatatgtgcacacaaaaaCTTGGGCACAAGCGTTCACAGTAGCATTCATTATTCATCATAGGCATaaagtagaagcaacccaaacatcagctgatgaataaaatatgatatatccatgcaatagaatattaaattattccacattaaaaaggaatgaaacactgATATGACGCTACAATttggatgaaccttggaaacattatgctaagtgaaaactagccagtcacaaaagaccacgtaTTTTATGATTCAATTTACATTACACGTCCAGGATGTGCAAATCTatgaagacagaaagtagattactaGTTGCCtacagtggggggagggggacggggagTGACTGTGAGTGAGTATAAGTGTACAATTCACAGGCATTCACAATACAATATTGAGCAACCATTACCACGATCATTTTCAggactttttcatcaccccaaacagaaagtggtatgaggtttctttccggggtgatgaaaatgttctaaaattgattatggtgatgcctgcacaactctgtgagtatactaaaagccactgaattgtatgctgatgttattta
The Phocoena sinus isolate mPhoSin1 chromosome 6, mPhoSin1.pri, whole genome shotgun sequence DNA segment above includes these coding regions:
- the PLIN2 gene encoding perilipin-2 isoform X2 — protein: MASVAVEPQPSVVTRVANLPLVSSTYDLVSSAYINTKGQYPYLKSVCEMAEKGVKTITSVAVTSALPIIQKLEPQIAVANTYACKGLDRIEEKLPILNQPTNQVVANAKGAMTGAKDAVTTTMTGAKDSVTNTITGVVDKTKGTVTGSVEKTKSVVSGGINIVLGSRMMQLVSSGVENALTKSELLVDQYLPLTKDELEKEAKKVEGFDPVQKPSYYIRLGSLSTKLRSWAYQQALSRVKEAKQKSQETISQLHSTVNLIEFARKNVHNANQKIQGAQDKLYLSWLEWKRSIGYDDTDESHCAEHIESRTLAIARNLTQQLQTTCHTLLSNIQGLPQNIQDQANHLGVMAGDIYSVFRNVASFKEVSDGLLASSKGQLQKMKESLDDVMDYLVNNTPLNWLVLDFSVTDLTSEADEIPDIIALEEEDGPSHSHANGPQPSQGKMLNN
- the PLIN2 gene encoding perilipin-2 isoform X1, whose translation is MASVAVEPQPSVVTRVANLPLVSSTYDLVSSAYINTKGQYPYLKSVCEMAEKGVKTITSVAVTSALPIIQKLEPQIAVANTYACKGLDRIEEKLPILNQPTNQVVANAKGAMTGAKDAVTTTMTGAKDSVTNTITGVVDKTKGTVTGSVEKTKSVVSGGINIVLGSRMMQLVSSGVENALTKSELLVDQYLPLTKDELEKEAKKVEGFDPVQKPSYYIRLGSLSTKLRSWAYQQALSRVKEAKQKSQETISQLHSTVNLIEFARKNVHNANQKIQGAQDKLYLSWLEWKRSIGYDDTDESHCAEHIESRTLAIARNLTQQLQTTCHTLLSNIQGLPQNIQDQANHLGVMAGDIYSVFRNVASFKEVSDGLLASSKGQLQKMKESLDDVMDYLVNNTPLNWLVGPFYPQVAESQPAQAQGTARKPGSLSAKHVKPVPVGNAQGSQPDDTSSYVETC